AACGGGAATCAGTGCTACGGCAGCAAGAAATACGGACCCTGACCACGTGACCAAGCTCATGATACGGCCCAGATAATCGGCCGTTGCTTTCCCTGGGCGCACGCCTATAATCACGCCGCCATATTTCTTCATATTGTCTGCCATCTCAGCGGGGCGGAAGGTGCTGGCTGTATAGAAGAAGGAGAAGAAGATAATAAAGAGCGCGTAAATCGCATTATAGACAAAGCCTAAAGGATTCATAGCTGTAGCCAAAGCCCTTTCAAGCCAAGGCCAAGGAATAGAAAGATTTTGGATTAACGAGTTGGGCAGCATCAAAATAGAACTGGCGAAGATGATGGGAATCACGCCGGCTTGATTCACACGTAAAGGCAGATAGGTGCGCTGTCCGCCGGAAACACGTTTCCCTTTAACTTGTCGGGGATATTGCACGGGGATACGACGTTGACCGGTGGTAATCACGATAGCAGCGGCCACAACAAAGACCATCATGAAAGCGAGCACAAGGGCTGTCGCCATGGTTATTTGTCCGTTGCGCAGAAGACTGGCAAGATTGCCCACTGCCCGAGGCATTTCGGAAATAATACCCGTAAAAATAATCAGGGACATCCCATTACCGATGCCCGATTCAGTAATCTGTTCACCGATCCACATGATAAAAGCGGTGCCCGCTGTCAGCGTGATCATGGTCAGTGCGAGGAAAAAG
The Candidatus Hydrogenedentota bacterium genome window above contains:
- the secY gene encoding preprotein translocase subunit SecY, with the translated sequence MAEPIEAFKNAFKIPELKSRIFFTLVMLAIYRLGAHVPVPGVDGGALAKMLGQTGGLLGLYDMFSGGAFKNATVFALGIMPYITASIILSLLVNVIPALEELQKQGQEGQRKLNDYTRYGTILLCIVQSIGIGAYLQSMGPDIVPRPGIFFLALTMITLTAGTAFIMWIGEQITESGIGNGMSLIIFTGIISEMPRAVGNLASLLRNGQITMATALVLAFMMVFVVAAAIVITTGQRRIPVQYPRQVKGKRVSGGQRTYLPLRVNQAGVIPIIFASSILMLPNSLIQNLSIPWPWLERALATAMNPLGFVYNAIYALFIIFFSFFYTASTFRPAEMADNMKKYGGVIIGVRPGKATADYLGRIMSLVTWSGSVFLAAVALIPVVIVQLLRVPDMTIAHYFGGTTLLILVGVALDTVKQIEQHLVMRHYEGFGNARGGRIRARMR